The following proteins are encoded in a genomic region of Maribacter hydrothermalis:
- a CDS encoding Dabb family protein, translating to MKIKTFIFLISISFMASSFTATTKNPNPTIMIQTDSLLRHVVLFKFKEGTTKAQMKEVEDAFSALPSKISEIKGYEYGLNNSPEGLDKGFTHAFFLTFNSEEDRAIYLPHPDHKAFGAVLTPYLEDVLVFDYWTKP from the coding sequence ATGAAAATTAAAACCTTTATTTTTTTAATTAGTATTTCATTTATGGCAAGTTCTTTTACTGCAACTACTAAAAATCCCAACCCAACTATAATGATACAAACGGATAGTCTTTTAAGACATGTTGTTCTTTTTAAGTTTAAAGAAGGAACCACTAAAGCACAAATGAAAGAAGTTGAAGATGCATTTAGCGCTTTACCATCTAAAATTAGTGAAATAAAAGGGTATGAATACGGATTAAATAATAGTCCAGAAGGCTTGGATAAAGGCTTTACACATGCATTCTTTCTTACTTTTAATAGTGAAGAAGACCGTGCAATATACTTACCACACCCCGACCATAAGGCTTTTGGTGCTGTACTAACCCCCTATTTAGAAGATGTACTTGTATTCGATTATTGGACGAAGCCATAA
- the pepT gene encoding peptidase T: protein MQHIIDRFISYITIDTQSDPNSETTPSTKKQWNLANKLVEDLKAIGLVDVTIDDNAYIMATLPSNVTHDVPTIGFISHFDTSPDFSGTNVKPQIIENYDGKDIVLNEEKNIILSSGYFDDLLQYIGQTIITTDGTTLLGADDKAGITEIVIAMEYLVKHPEIKHGTIRIGFTPDEEIGRGAHKFDVKKFGAEWAYTMDGSQIGELEYENFNAAEATITIKGKSVHPGYAKGKMVNATLIANKIIGELPQHEIPEETDDREGFFHVHHINGEIENATVGLIIRDHNLQRFNERKELLKVLVKKYNHKYDNCITLELKDQYFNMKVKIEPVYHIIEIAEKAMKDIGIKPIIKPIRGGTDGSQLSYMGLPCPNIFAGGHNFHGKYEYVPVESMQKAVEVIVRICELTANR from the coding sequence ATGCAACATATCATTGACCGTTTTATCAGTTACATTACTATTGACACCCAAAGCGACCCGAATTCAGAAACCACACCTAGTACTAAAAAACAATGGAATTTAGCAAATAAGCTAGTGGAAGATTTAAAGGCTATTGGGTTGGTAGATGTTACCATAGATGACAATGCATATATTATGGCAACACTGCCATCTAACGTAACTCATGATGTTCCCACAATAGGTTTTATTTCACATTTTGATACATCTCCGGATTTTAGTGGTACCAATGTAAAACCGCAAATAATTGAGAATTACGATGGAAAGGATATTGTACTTAATGAAGAAAAAAACATCATATTATCTTCTGGCTATTTCGATGATTTGCTACAATATATTGGACAAACAATTATCACGACAGATGGCACTACACTATTAGGTGCAGATGACAAAGCTGGTATTACAGAGATAGTTATTGCAATGGAATATTTGGTTAAACATCCAGAAATTAAACACGGTACTATACGCATTGGTTTTACACCCGATGAAGAAATAGGAAGAGGTGCTCATAAATTCGATGTTAAAAAATTTGGTGCTGAATGGGCATATACCATGGACGGAAGTCAAATTGGCGAATTAGAGTACGAGAATTTTAATGCTGCAGAAGCTACAATCACTATTAAAGGCAAAAGTGTGCACCCAGGTTATGCAAAAGGTAAAATGGTAAATGCCACACTTATTGCCAATAAAATTATAGGAGAGTTACCTCAACATGAAATACCGGAAGAAACCGATGACAGAGAAGGCTTTTTTCACGTACATCATATCAATGGGGAAATTGAAAACGCTACTGTTGGGTTAATTATTAGAGACCACAACCTACAACGTTTTAATGAAAGAAAAGAATTACTAAAAGTATTGGTCAAAAAATACAATCATAAATACGATAATTGTATTACACTCGAATTAAAAGATCAGTATTTTAATATGAAAGTGAAAATTGAACCTGTTTACCATATTATAGAAATAGCCGAGAAAGCAATGAAGGATATTGGTATAAAACCAATTATAAAACCTATTAGAGGGGGAACAGATGGTTCTCAGTTAAGTTATATGGGATTGCCTTGTCCCAACATTTTTGCTGGCGGCCATAATTTTCATGGCAAATATGAATATGTACCCGTAGAAAGTATGCAAAAGGCGGTAGAGGTTATTGTTAGAATATGTGAGTTAACCGCAAATAGATAA
- a CDS encoding quinone-dependent dihydroorotate dehydrogenase, whose amino-acid sequence MYRLIIRPILFLLDPEKVHHISFSSIKFLSQIGLSGLFKSIFLIEDKRLERELFGLKFKNPVGLAAGFDKNAVLYNELSNFGFGFVEIGTLTPKPQDGNPKKRLFRLKADKAIINRMGFNNNGVFDAVEKLKKEHKVLIGGNIGKNKITPNNEAIKDYLICFDALFDHVDYFVVNVSSPNTPGLRELQDKEPLMALLNELQLENSKLCKQKETIRKPILLKIAPDLTESQLLDIIEIVDKTKIDGVIATNTTISRDNLKSHAPLVKEAGGLSGAPLKNRSTEVIRFLAQKSNKSFPIIGVGGIHSAEDAIEKLEAGADLIQLWTGFVYEGPGLVKKINKSILEKLNA is encoded by the coding sequence ATGTACAGGCTTATTATTAGACCTATTTTGTTCCTTTTAGATCCAGAAAAGGTTCATCATATTAGTTTTTCTTCCATTAAATTTTTATCTCAAATTGGGTTATCGGGTCTTTTTAAATCAATTTTTTTGATAGAGGATAAAAGGTTAGAACGAGAACTTTTTGGATTGAAATTCAAAAATCCGGTAGGCTTAGCTGCGGGCTTTGATAAAAACGCAGTGCTCTATAATGAGCTATCAAATTTTGGATTTGGCTTCGTAGAAATAGGAACATTAACGCCAAAACCACAAGATGGAAACCCTAAAAAAAGATTATTTCGGTTAAAAGCCGACAAAGCTATTATTAACCGTATGGGGTTTAATAACAACGGAGTTTTTGATGCGGTTGAAAAATTAAAAAAAGAGCATAAAGTTCTAATAGGGGGAAATATAGGTAAGAATAAGATAACCCCAAATAATGAAGCTATTAAAGACTACTTAATTTGTTTTGATGCATTGTTTGATCACGTAGATTATTTCGTTGTAAATGTTAGTTCACCAAATACTCCGGGGTTAAGAGAATTACAAGATAAAGAGCCATTAATGGCATTGCTTAATGAATTGCAATTAGAAAATTCTAAATTATGTAAACAAAAGGAAACTATTCGAAAGCCTATACTTTTAAAAATTGCGCCCGACTTAACTGAAAGTCAATTGTTAGATATTATTGAAATAGTGGACAAAACAAAGATTGACGGAGTAATCGCTACCAATACCACAATATCACGGGATAATTTAAAATCACATGCACCTTTAGTAAAAGAAGCGGGTGGATTAAGTGGAGCACCATTAAAAAATAGAAGTACTGAAGTGATACGGTTTTTAGCACAAAAAAGTAATAAATCGTTTCCAATTATTGGTGTAGGTGGTATTCACTCTGCTGAAGATGCTATTGAGAAATTAGAAGCTGGTGCGGACTTAATTCAACTATGGACAGGTTTTGTATACGAAGGCCCTGGTTTAGTTAAAAAAATAAATAAGTCCATACTAGAAAAGCTAAATGCTTAA
- a CDS encoding hydroxymethylglutaryl-CoA lyase — protein sequence MSNSRIKIVECPRDAMQGIKQFIPTNEKARYLQSLLGCGFDTLDFGSFVSPKAIPQMVDTAEVLSKLDLSKTDTKLLSIVANVRGAADAVSHPEVDYLGFPFSISENFQMRNTHKTIAQSVETLQEIFNLADAANKEVVTYISMGFGNPYGDPWDVEIVGEWTEKLAKMGAKILSLSDTVGSSDPETISYLFSNLIPKYPTIEFGAHLHTTLSKWHEKIAAAYESGCKRFDGAIQGFGGCPMAKDDLTGNMPTEKMLSYFTAEKIDSGVNWMAFEASYNKATELFTAYH from the coding sequence ATGTCTAATTCAAGGATTAAAATAGTTGAATGTCCAAGGGATGCCATGCAGGGCATTAAGCAATTTATACCTACCAACGAAAAGGCAAGGTATTTGCAATCTTTATTAGGTTGTGGATTTGATACGCTGGATTTTGGCAGCTTTGTTTCACCAAAAGCAATACCTCAAATGGTAGATACAGCTGAGGTTTTGTCAAAATTAGATCTTTCTAAAACTGATACAAAATTACTTTCAATAGTGGCAAATGTTCGTGGAGCAGCAGATGCCGTGTCGCATCCCGAAGTAGATTATTTAGGTTTTCCTTTTTCTATTTCAGAAAATTTTCAAATGCGAAATACGCATAAAACTATTGCACAGTCAGTAGAAACTTTACAAGAGATTTTCAATTTAGCAGATGCAGCTAATAAAGAGGTTGTAACTTATATTTCAATGGGTTTCGGTAATCCTTATGGTGACCCTTGGGATGTAGAAATTGTTGGTGAATGGACGGAAAAACTTGCAAAAATGGGAGCTAAAATTTTATCGCTCTCGGATACCGTTGGTTCATCCGACCCAGAAACTATTTCTTATTTGTTCTCTAATTTAATTCCTAAATATCCGACCATAGAATTTGGGGCACATTTACATACAACACTATCAAAATGGCATGAGAAAATTGCTGCTGCGTATGAATCCGGTTGTAAGCGTTTTGATGGTGCAATACAAGGTTTTGGAGGTTGCCCAATGGCTAAAGATGATTTAACTGGTAATATGCCTACAGAAAAAATGTTGTCTTATTTCACTGCAGA
- a CDS encoding Gfo/Idh/MocA family protein — MLHNRRSFIRKGTAGLVMTGASFMFPMELLSMMRKKVGANDTINVGLVGCKGMGFSDLSSFLKMSEINVIALCDVDENVLSERTADLEKAGIKKPKWYNDYRKLYENKDIDVVIIGTPDHWHCLQLTDALQAGKDVYCEKPIANSVQEANIMLDFVQSRDKIVQIGQWQRSQPHFVDAINFVHSGALGEIRLAKAWAYQGWMKPVPAVADSPVPAGVDYKMWLGPAPDRAFNKNRFHFDFRWFWDYAGGLMTDWGVHLMDYALYGMKAGTPKSVMALGGKFAYPNDASETPDTLQTVYEYDGFSILWEHATGIDGGNYGRNHGIAFIGNNGTLVVDRNGWEVIPETEFQGWSKEGIPKIEAISNGKGDFSGLDLHTKNFIDAVKSRDNTKLNAPIKVGYDAALVSHMGNVAFKTGNRIYWDETAGQFKNEEANQFLKANYHNGWQLPTL; from the coding sequence ATGCTACACAATAGAAGAAGTTTTATTAGAAAAGGAACCGCAGGGTTGGTAATGACAGGAGCATCATTTATGTTTCCGATGGAATTATTATCAATGATGCGTAAAAAGGTTGGCGCCAATGACACTATAAATGTTGGCTTGGTAGGTTGTAAGGGAATGGGATTCTCAGATTTAAGCTCTTTTCTAAAAATGAGCGAAATCAATGTCATAGCATTATGCGATGTAGATGAGAATGTATTAAGTGAAAGAACTGCTGATCTTGAAAAAGCGGGAATTAAAAAGCCAAAATGGTATAACGATTATAGAAAGTTATATGAGAATAAAGATATTGATGTTGTCATTATCGGCACTCCTGATCATTGGCACTGCCTTCAGTTAACGGATGCTTTACAGGCAGGTAAAGATGTGTATTGCGAGAAACCGATTGCCAACTCTGTGCAAGAGGCGAACATTATGTTAGACTTTGTGCAATCTCGTGATAAAATCGTTCAAATAGGGCAGTGGCAACGTAGCCAACCCCATTTTGTTGACGCCATTAATTTTGTACACTCTGGTGCTTTGGGTGAAATACGTTTGGCAAAAGCATGGGCATACCAAGGTTGGATGAAACCGGTACCTGCGGTGGCAGATTCCCCAGTTCCTGCGGGAGTAGATTATAAAATGTGGTTGGGTCCGGCACCAGATAGAGCCTTTAATAAAAATAGATTTCATTTCGATTTTAGATGGTTTTGGGATTATGCTGGCGGCCTAATGACGGATTGGGGAGTGCACCTTATGGATTATGCGTTGTACGGTATGAAAGCCGGAACACCCAAATCGGTAATGGCCTTGGGCGGAAAATTTGCATACCCTAATGATGCATCAGAAACTCCAGATACGCTTCAGACGGTTTACGAGTATGACGGATTCTCAATTCTTTGGGAACACGCCACAGGTATAGATGGTGGTAATTACGGTAGAAACCACGGTATTGCTTTTATTGGAAATAACGGAACTTTAGTTGTTGATCGTAATGGTTGGGAAGTAATACCAGAAACAGAATTTCAAGGGTGGAGTAAAGAAGGGATTCCTAAAATTGAAGCCATTTCAAATGGTAAAGGTGATTTCAGCGGATTGGATTTGCACACTAAAAACTTTATTGATGCTGTTAAAAGTAGGGATAATACAAAACTAAACGCACCAATAAAAGTTGGCTATGATGCTGCTTTGGTTTCACATATGGGAAATGTTGCCTTTAAAACAGGAAATAGAATTTATTGGGATGAAACAGCAGGGCAATTTAAAAATGAAGAAGCCAATCAGTTTTTAAAAGCAAATTATCATAATGGCTGGCAGCTGCCAACTTTGTAA
- the yajC gene encoding preprotein translocase subunit YajC: protein MGDIGQFLPMILIFVVAYFFMIRPQMKRQKDEKKFSAELKRGDRVITKSGLHGKVVDLNDNDFSCVLETMAGKLKFDRSAISMEMSAKLNAPEKK from the coding sequence ATGGGTGATATAGGGCAGTTTCTTCCGATGATTTTAATTTTTGTGGTCGCATATTTTTTTATGATCAGACCTCAAATGAAAAGACAGAAGGATGAAAAGAAGTTTTCGGCAGAATTAAAACGTGGTGATCGTGTTATTACCAAAAGTGGTCTGCATGGAAAAGTTGTGGATTTAAATGATAATGATTTTTCTTGTGTACTGGAAACAATGGCAGGGAAATTAAAGTTTGATAGATCTGCCATATCCATGGAAATGAGCGCTAAATTAAATGCTCCAGAAAAAAAGTAA
- a CDS encoding LysE family translocator encodes MNYDILLAFSMATFVLALSPGPDNIFVLIQSISNGKKYGLAVVAGLMTGCLVHTTLLAFGVSAIIKNNPTIFTFIKVFGAAYLVYLSIMVYKGGDAISIEGEDPNKKSFGSLYKQGFIMNVLNPKVTIFFLAFFPGFLFSDSLSNVIQFYTLGFLFILVSSIVFGGIAILSGQISNFLTTNQRTGFVLKWVQIIVFVGIAIYLFLG; translated from the coding sequence TTGAACTACGACATTTTATTGGCCTTTTCTATGGCAACGTTTGTTTTGGCACTTTCACCCGGACCTGATAATATTTTTGTGCTCATACAAAGTATTAGCAATGGTAAAAAATATGGATTAGCGGTCGTTGCAGGTTTAATGACGGGATGTCTAGTACACACTACATTATTAGCTTTTGGAGTCTCCGCGATAATCAAGAACAACCCTACAATATTTACATTTATTAAAGTCTTTGGCGCCGCGTATTTAGTATATCTTTCTATTATGGTGTATAAGGGAGGTGATGCCATATCTATCGAAGGAGAAGACCCAAATAAAAAAAGTTTTGGGTCATTATATAAACAGGGTTTTATAATGAATGTATTAAACCCAAAGGTGACCATATTTTTTCTTGCCTTTTTTCCAGGGTTTCTATTTTCAGATTCTTTAAGTAACGTCATTCAATTTTACACCCTTGGTTTTTTATTTATTTTAGTTTCTTCAATTGTTTTTGGAGGTATAGCTATACTGTCTGGTCAAATCTCAAATTTTTTAACAACAAATCAAAGAACAGGTTTTGTTTTAAAATGGGTTCAAATTATTGTCTTCGTCGGTATTGCCATTTACTTATTTTTAGGGTAG
- a CDS encoding YdeI/OmpD-associated family protein — MEKQEKLDKFYNEAHHFKSGVAELRSLALACGLTETYKWSFPTYMIDDKNVIAISKFKTHFGIWFFNGVFLSDPKKVLENAQEGKTMAMRHWKFSSKKDIDKKVVTAYIKEAIKNQKKGLQLKVEKKPKAKIEIPTHLTIALKNNVDLKTSFNKLTYSKQKDYAEYIATAKQEKTKLSRLEKIVPLIIAGKGLNDIYRK, encoded by the coding sequence ATGGAAAAGCAAGAGAAATTAGATAAATTCTATAATGAAGCGCATCATTTTAAAAGTGGAGTTGCAGAGCTAAGATCCCTAGCTTTAGCATGTGGGTTGACAGAAACCTACAAATGGAGCTTCCCGACATATATGATTGATGATAAAAATGTTATTGCTATTAGTAAATTTAAGACTCATTTTGGAATTTGGTTCTTTAACGGCGTGTTTTTAAGCGACCCAAAAAAAGTACTTGAAAATGCACAAGAAGGCAAAACCATGGCAATGCGTCACTGGAAATTTTCATCAAAAAAAGACATCGACAAAAAGGTAGTTACAGCGTACATAAAAGAGGCTATTAAAAATCAAAAAAAGGGATTGCAGTTAAAAGTTGAAAAGAAACCAAAAGCCAAAATTGAGATCCCCACTCATTTAACTATTGCGCTTAAAAACAATGTGGACCTAAAAACTTCATTTAACAAATTAACCTATTCCAAACAAAAAGACTACGCTGAGTATATTGCAACGGCAAAACAAGAAAAAACGAAACTATCTCGATTAGAAAAGATAGTTCCGTTAATAATAGCCGGTAAAGGTCTCAACGATATTTACCGAAAATAA